Within Acidobacteriota bacterium, the genomic segment AATGGAACGTCCGGAGCCGTGGCCTTCGCCATTCTCCCGGCTGATGACAAGCGCCGGCCTGTAGGTACGCTCGACCACTCGTGTGGCGGCGATTCCGATTACTCCCCGATGCCAACCATCACCGTCGAGAACAATGCAATGCGCGTCCGCGAAGTGAGGCTCTGTCAGCCGCTGTTCGAGAGATTGCACGATTTGTTGCTCGCTCTGCTGGCGGTCGGAGTTGAGCTGATTGAGTCGGGCGGCTAGATCGCGGGCTTTCTCTTCCTCTTTGGCCTCGAATAGTTCGATGACGGTTTGTGCCACATCCATACGTCCGGCTGCGTTCATGCGCGGAGCGATGCGGAACGCTACATCGGAAGCTGAGAGCCGGCGCTGCTTGTCAGCAAGTTGCGCGACCGTCATCAGCGCGCGCAGCCCGGGATTGCGCGGATCGCGCAATCCGGCGAGTCCCAATTTGGCAATCACGCGATTTTCGCCAATGAGTGGCACAGCATCTGCAATGGTGGCGATTGCTGCCATCTTGAGAAACGAGGGCAATAATCGCCGGCGAGCATCGGCTTCGTCGCGAGCTTCGAGAAGAGCCTGTGCGATCTTGAACGCGATGCCGGCTCCGCAGAGTGATTTGCAGGGATAGCCACAGTCCGGTTGATTCGGGTTTAGGACGGCCAAAGCGTGTGGAAGCTGTCCGGTTTCGGGAAGATGATGATCGGTTACGATCAGATCGAGTCCGGCGCGACGGGCGGCTTCAGCAGCAGCGAACGCACGGATGCCGGTATCCACGCTAATGACTAGTCGCACTCCTTCGGCGGCCGCGCGCTCGATGACGTCATCCTTCATGCCATAGCCATCGCGAATGCGATGAGGCACATGGAACTCAGCCGTTCCTCCCAGAATCTCGATCGCGCGCTTCAGGATTACGATTGCCGTCGTGCCATCCACGTCGTAGTCCCCATAGATAAGGATCCGTTCGCGTGCGCCAATCGCCCGCTGAATACGCGTGATAGCCTCACGCATTCCCTTCATTAGATATGGCGAATGCAGATGATCGAGCTTGGGATCGAGAAAGTGCACCGCAGCGTCGGCCGTTGTCACCCCGCGCGAGACGAGCAGGCGAGCCACGAGCGGCGAAAGTGCTGCCTCACGCGCGATCCTGCTCTCGATCTGTTCGTCCGAGGATCTAATTGTCCAGCGCAAAATCGATCTCTGAGTTTTGACGGAGCTTCTGGAGTGCTAAACGAGAAGACAAAACAATTTGAACACGGAGGTCACGGAGAGCACTGAGGCGAAAGGCCAGTGCTTGGGAAAGACTCGTTTTATTCGACAAAGCTGAAATGAACGCCTTCTTGGGTTTCGTCAATTGCGTGAGTTTGAAATCATGGGTTCGTTATGTACAAGGTCCGCAGCATGAACTTTCCTCAGTGTCCTCCCTGTTCAACGCTTTGCCTAGCCTTATCTCACTCGCGCCAGCACCAGTGTCACATCGTCCGGCTGTTCTCTATCGCCGATCCAGTCCTGCACCGCGGCGATCACGATTTCGGAGATTCGCTCGAGCGATAGATGGCGATTGCTTCGCACCAGGTCCAGCAGGCGTTCTTCGCCAAACTCTCCGAACTCGTTCTCCGGCTCCGTAACGCCATCGCTGAAGGCAACAAACATATCTCCCTTCGAGAGACTCACTTCTTCTTCCTCCAGAACGATTTCGGGAAAGAGTCCAACTACCAATCCACCGGTTTCGAGTTTTCTTGCTGCACCGGAATCGTGAATCACGAAGGGTGGAAGGTGTCCTCCGTTAGAGTAGATAAACTTCCGTGTAATGCCGTCGAAGATTCCCAAAAACAGCGTGGCGTACTTTTCCGGTGCGGTGCTGTTATATAGATGGCGATTCAACAACATTAGAACGTCGGCAGGCGATTGCGTCTGCTCTGCGGCGACGGACCAGCGCGGCGCACGTGTGTTCGCGGCGGATGCAATTGCCGCTGCCCCAGCCACGACAAGCTGACGGCGCTCCGGTTCGGCGCCGAGTTCGAAGACGCGAACTGCGGAATGAATGGTCGCCATCAATAAGGCCGCAGAGATGCCCTTTCCGCTGACATCGCCTACTGCGATTCCCAAATGTTCTTCGCCGAGCGAGACGAAATCATAGTAATCACCGCTGACCGTGCGGGCGGGCTTGCAGACGCCATGAAGTTCCAACGACTCCAGAGTCTTTGGATCACGCGGGAAGAGTTGCGCCTGCACTTCCTGTGCGATCGCAAGTTCGCTTTCGAGGCGCTGCTTTTCCTTCTGTTCCCGGAGCAGACGCTCGAGGGATTCCGTCATGGAATTGAACGAAGTCTCGAGTGAGGCCAGCTGATCCTTCGACTTCACCTCGATGCGATGCGTCAGATCGCCTCGGTTCACGTGCTGCGTCGCACGATAGAGGTGAGCGATCGATCCCGTAATGGTCCTCGTGAGTCGGACGCCGATGACGAGCGCGATCAGTTCGATAATTCCGAAAGCAATTGCCACCGCACTGAGCGCGATCAAAACCGCCGATCCTACATCGCCGAGATCGGAGAAGACGCGGTGATTCAGGATCGATGGACGAGTGTTTACCTGAACGAAGGCCGGAATACCACTACCACTCTCCCACTCCGTTGTCGGGAAGACGGCGGCAAACTGAAGCTGTGGATCAAATCGATACTCTGGAACCGGCGCCGAACCGGCTTTCACGGCGGGAACAGGCTTGAAGTTTCTGTTCCCTCCTGCTTTCTTGTCATTGAAAGTTACAGAAGCCTGGCCTTCGGTCTTGGTTTCAACCGGCTCCATCACATAAAGAGTGACCTGTCCCAGATCGGAAACAGCTCTGAAGAGAAGCTCCTCCGTGATTGGCACCACCATTACGACCTGCAAGGTTCCGGCGGACAATTTCTGCTCTCGCAAGCTTCGGATCACGAATCCGCGGTGATACGACACCACGCCACGCAATGTATGCGACGGGTCTGCCAAATCAGCGCGTGGGGAATTCGCATTCGCAATCTCAATTCGCTTGCCGTTCAGCCATGCAGCAACAGTCCATTCTGGGAAGTGTGCCGTCGGCCCTGCCGGCGAAAGCGCCGAGAGCTGCAGGGAACGTGGTGATTTCCTCTCCAGTTGACTTGCAATTTCCTGCGCTACTGTCGAAGTCAGCGTATCCAGATTCTGAACTTCGGCCATTAGATCGCGGTGCACCAGCAAGGTCGTGAGCTGATTCCCGAGCAGGTATCCCGAGATAACGAACATCGTGAGGATCAGCACTACCGGGATCACGCCGATGAAGACGTATGTGACGATCAATCGATTGCGCAGCCGCCAGAGAAGCTTTCGTCGAATCCAGCGGAAGAGAAGAAAAACGGCGCAGACGATTAGGACGAATTCAAACAATCCGGCCCATCCGGCAAAGGTTCCCGGCCACTTCGAAGATGTCGGCGTGACGAGAGCCAGAATTTCCGAGATGAGATATAGACCGGCAACCCAGAGCGTAAAGCGTGCCAGTCCACTGCGAGGGTAATAACCGGTCGCTCGGAGACGCAGCTTTAGATTGCGCCAGAACTGAGTCATGGGAACCTGAGCCCGATTATATGTGGCTAATGGACACCTGATTGGCGCGCACAGCACTGAATTGTGCGCCTGCAAGCAGCAACATTCCGGACAAAAAGGCCCAGAACATGAGCGTCACTGACAGCGCAAATGGGCCGTATACGTCCTGAAAGTCAAGCCAATGGAGCGCAAGAATGTACACGTACTTACCTAAATCCCAGATCAGGCCGGTGAGAAACGCTCCCGGAAGCACTGCTAAGGGCCGCACTTTGCCGTTCGGGAGTAGCCAGTAAACGAGGAAAAACATGGCGATACTAGCCGCAATGGCGACCATCTTCATCACCAAAAATGCCGCGATTCGGAAAAGAAGGTGGTCCTTAGAGCCGAATAATGAGAGCAGTAACGACTGGTTTTTGGCCGTTATCGCAACTGAAATGAGCGCCAGTGCGCCACAAGCGAACGCAATGAAGAGCGAGATCGTCTGATTTCCCAGATATTTTCGGTTGCTGGTGAATCCCCAAACCCGGTTTAACGCTACCTCTAATGGTACAAAGACGCCGGTGGAGGAGATCAGCAGCATCGCCAAAGAAAAGATTTTCATACCACGATGCGGCGTCAGCGCCACCACACTGCGAATTACGAAATCCTGTCCGGCTGGCAAATAGCTGCGGAGCAGTTGCAATACGACGTCATACATCCCCTGCGAATGGAATACCTGCTGTGTGAGCGTTAACAGCAGCACGATAAACGGGAAAAACGACAAAACGGCATTTGCAGCGACGCTAAATGCAAATGTGTGCACCTCAGTTTGCATGAGATAGGGTAAGAGCGAACGCAATCGCAGTCTTTTCGCACTCTCCCGCAGAACCGAGGAAAAGCGAGCGGTCGCAGTTGGCGAAAATGGCGGTGCCGAGGCAACTTTTGTGACTGTGATTTCCGTGTCTGAGATATAAGACATGCTGTGGAAATCGTAGCAGAGCACCTGATTCGCGTCCCTCAGGTATTCCACCCTGAACCTTCAGTCTCAAAGAGAGACACGCGGTGGAGAACATCTCGAAGGACGGTGCTCACTTCGTCTAAATACTTGCTCGTTGCGCAGAGCGAAACTCATTGTCATCGTAGTCACACGCAGTAACTCGAATGTCGTTACTCGTTTTTGTTGAGTGGGCGGCAACATGCCACGAACTATGTTCATTTGTTCTTTACAAAAACGTGAGTCTCTGAATATCATGCCCTCGCTCGCATTCAGCAGCATTGTCGCGTAACGACTTGTTCTAAACGGAACGGAGATCCTGCACGACATTTCGAGGTTGAGGTTCTTGTTCGCTGTCGAATCTGTAGAAAGAGAACCGCGCCGGTTTCGCTGTGACGCCCGTCGCAGCGAAAGCGGCTTTTCTTTTTTGCAGCTGATCCATGCGGACCAGATTCTCATCGCGTTCACTCACTTCAATGGATTCTGGGAGAACCAGCCTAGGGACCATTCGGAGGAGACTTTTGATTCGAAGCGAAAGGAGTTTTCGTGAACA encodes:
- the recJ gene encoding single-stranded-DNA-specific exonuclease RecJ → MRWTIRSSDEQIESRIAREAALSPLVARLLVSRGVTTADAAVHFLDPKLDHLHSPYLMKGMREAITRIQRAIGARERILIYGDYDVDGTTAIVILKRAIEILGGTAEFHVPHRIRDGYGMKDDVIERAAAEGVRLVISVDTGIRAFAAAEAARRAGLDLIVTDHHLPETGQLPHALAVLNPNQPDCGYPCKSLCGAGIAFKIAQALLEARDEADARRRLLPSFLKMAAIATIADAVPLIGENRVIAKLGLAGLRDPRNPGLRALMTVAQLADKQRRLSASDVAFRIAPRMNAAGRMDVAQTVIELFEAKEEEKARDLAARLNQLNSDRQQSEQQIVQSLEQRLTEPHFADAHCIVLDGDGWHRGVIGIAATRVVERTYRPALVISRENGEGHGSGRSIPAFHLLEALESCHELFTRFGGHSHAVGFSLPSDRIPELRQRLDDYARARLTSEDLIPVLEAESEIELGGITPALIHTVQRMEPFGVGNREPMFVARDLRVLLPPKVLKEKHAKLRLEQANGKAMRFDAMAWRMAERISSEGILANDCVDVAFTLDENTHPEFGGIELRLCDFRRSGNETNSVQGIAAG
- a CDS encoding YihY/virulence factor BrkB family protein; the encoded protein is MQTEVHTFAFSVAANAVLSFFPFIVLLLTLTQQVFHSQGMYDVVLQLLRSYLPAGQDFVIRSVVALTPHRGMKIFSLAMLLISSTGVFVPLEVALNRVWGFTSNRKYLGNQTISLFIAFACGALALISVAITAKNQSLLLSLFGSKDHLLFRIAAFLVMKMVAIAASIAMFFLVYWLLPNGKVRPLAVLPGAFLTGLIWDLGKYVYILALHWLDFQDVYGPFALSVTLMFWAFLSGMLLLAGAQFSAVRANQVSISHI